In the genome of Vanacampus margaritifer isolate UIUO_Vmar chromosome 1, RoL_Vmar_1.0, whole genome shotgun sequence, one region contains:
- the fastkd2 gene encoding FAST kinase domain-containing protein 2, mitochondrial isoform X3, whose protein sequence is MCNLRVRVNFADSYSTGQIRPCRVTSLPSSVRFHTRHYSLGPEKMVSTPVTGSLVLDENQHPSGQIHRRPPFSELLQQCGSPSDVLDLSQQYAPTPGIISNCLTHMWTIIKKLSKEQRRCELQLMFEHPAFDQLLQNAMTIVWSMQNENLAYSLLAMVNLGVPQRSRVVQLHLRACQEKLNDFDEKSLSVLATCLENMESTPNVDALKHGFRLVIEKHLPRIKNVLALQTMMRILGKDMPLDLQQKLERKALSMKEQFTLPNTQHMIFTMAKMGCYSKSLMDICSQRITENLNVVPFNRLITVLQSCRELHYRNVTLLTGISDYFASTFDMWSKKEVVLMLSMFESLAFCPTALLAAFVKRVIANPDALTLKDLLCVLKVYSSLNYCLQHDREQFLQSVSKTLEFYLPRMCSYDLLKACYCLCLLGHFPSAALEKLLQSTTLEVLSSRAPNYLMKQEKMFQTVHLCLHLDQPVLPQPLSVPATMLGEVTSSTPPVNQRLSQLLQRVLSTQADVSLQEMVVVENFYVIDGMISTPLANQTSSEETQTQRMAFLCPGPSAFCFGTSEPRGPLAVKLRHLKILGYIPIVITEQELKSEEKA, encoded by the exons ATGTGTAacctgcgtgtgcgtgtgaac TTTGCAGACAGTTACAGCACTGGGCAAATCCGTCCATGTCGGGTTACTAGTTTACCGAGTTCCGTGAGGTTCCACACTCGGCATTACAGTTTAGGACCAGAGAAGATGGTCTCTACCCCAGTGACTGGGTCCTTAGTTCTGGATGAAAACCAGCACCCCTCAGGCCAGATACACAGGAGGCCCCCTTTTTCTGAGCTCCTGCAACAGTGTGGCTCCCCATCAGATGTGCTTGACCTCAGCCAACAATATGCGCCCACCCCTGGAATAATCAGCAACTGCCTTACACATATGTGGACCATCATCAAGAAGCTGTCGAAGGAGCAGCGGCGTTGTGAGCTGCAGCTGATGTTCGAGCATCCCGCATTTGACCAGCTGCTGCAAAACGCCATGACCATTGTATGGTCcatgcaaaatgaaaacttggCTTACTCCTTGCTGGCTATGGTGAATTTAGGTGTGCCTCAAAGGAGCCGTGTGGTCCAGCTGCACCTCCGTGCCTGCCAG GAGAAATTGAATGACTTTGATGAGAAGAGTCTATCAGTTTTGGCCACCTGTCTGGAAAATATGGAGAGCACCCCTAATGTTGATGCATTGAAACATGGCTTCAG GCTGGTAATTGAGAAACATCTTCCCAGGATAAAGAATGTCTTGGCGCTCCAGACCATGATGCGTATCTTGGGTAAAGATATGCCACTTGATCTCCAACAGAAACTTGAG CGAAAGGCCTTATCAATGAAAGAGCAGTTCACCCTTCCCAACACACAGCACATGATCTTCACCATGGCCAAGATGGGGTGCTATTCCAAATCACTGATGGATATCTGCAGTCAGAGAATTACAG AAAATCTCAATGTAGTCCCGTTCAACCGACTTATAACAGTGCTGCAGTCATGTCGGGAGCTGCACTACAGAAACGTTACCCTGCTTACTGGAATCTCCGACTACTTTGCCTCCACATTTGACATGTGGAGCAAAAAGGAG GTTGTCCTCATGCTGTCTATGTTTGAGAGTCTTGCCTTTTGTCCGACTGCATTGTTGGCGGCATTTGTTAAAAGAGTTATCGCCAACCCAGACGCTCTGACACTTAAAGACCTTCTCTGCGTCCTCAAGGTGTACTCGTCCCTCAACTATTGTTTGCAGCATGACAGAGAGCA GTTTCTGCAGAGTGTCAGCAAAACTCTGGAATTCTACCTGCCCAGGATGTGTAGTTATGATTTGTTAAAGGCTTGTTATTGTCTATGCCTTCTTGGCCACTTTCCATCCGCAGCCTTGGAGAAACTCCTCCAGAGTACGACCCTGGAGGTTCTGAGTAGCAGAG CACCGAATTATCTCATGAAACAGGAGAAAATGTTTCAGACTGTGCACCTGTGTCTCCATCTTGACCAGCCTGTCTTACCTCAGCCATTAAGTGTCCCTGCAACTATGCTGGGAGAAGTGACATCTAGCACTCCACCGGTCAATCAGCGTCTTTCGCAGCTCCTGCAAAGGGTGTTGTCCACCCAAGCAGATGTATCGCTCCAGGAAATGGTGGTGGTGGAGAACTTCTACGTCATAG ATGGCATGATAAGCACACCTCTGGCTAACCAAACCTCAAGTgaagaaacacaaacacaaag AATGGCATTTCTTTGTCCGGGTCCCTCTGCTTTCTGCTTTGGTACATCTGAGCCCCGAGGCCCGCTGGCTGTCAAGCTTCGCCATCTAAAGATTTTAGGGTATATTCCAATCGTG ATAACAGAACAGGAGTTGAAGTCTGAAGAGAAGGCCTGA
- the fastkd2 gene encoding FAST kinase domain-containing protein 2, mitochondrial isoform X1, which produces MSLWVTWGVMRRSLRSCIYSVKHGSSLVTCNNSCSPIQQFADSYSTGQIRPCRVTSLPSSVRFHTRHYSLGPEKMVSTPVTGSLVLDENQHPSGQIHRRPPFSELLQQCGSPSDVLDLSQQYAPTPGIISNCLTHMWTIIKKLSKEQRRCELQLMFEHPAFDQLLQNAMTIVWSMQNENLAYSLLAMVNLGVPQRSRVVQLHLRACQEKLNDFDEKSLSVLATCLENMESTPNVDALKHGFRLVIEKHLPRIKNVLALQTMMRILGKDMPLDLQQKLERKALSMKEQFTLPNTQHMIFTMAKMGCYSKSLMDICSQRITENLNVVPFNRLITVLQSCRELHYRNVTLLTGISDYFASTFDMWSKKEVVLMLSMFESLAFCPTALLAAFVKRVIANPDALTLKDLLCVLKVYSSLNYCLQHDREQFLQSVSKTLEFYLPRMCSYDLLKACYCLCLLGHFPSAALEKLLQSTTLEVLSSRAPNYLMKQEKMFQTVHLCLHLDQPVLPQPLSVPATMLGEVTSSTPPVNQRLSQLLQRVLSTQADVSLQEMVVVENFYVIDGMISTPLANQTSSEETQTQRMAFLCPGPSAFCFGTSEPRGPLAVKLRHLKILGYIPIVITEQELKSEEKA; this is translated from the exons ATGTCATTGTGGGTGACATGGGGAGTCATGAGGCGTTCTCTACGCTCCTGCATCTATTCGGTCAAACACGGCAGCTCTTTAGTGACATGCAATAACTCATGTTCCCCCATACAACAGTTTGCAGACAGTTACAGCACTGGGCAAATCCGTCCATGTCGGGTTACTAGTTTACCGAGTTCCGTGAGGTTCCACACTCGGCATTACAGTTTAGGACCAGAGAAGATGGTCTCTACCCCAGTGACTGGGTCCTTAGTTCTGGATGAAAACCAGCACCCCTCAGGCCAGATACACAGGAGGCCCCCTTTTTCTGAGCTCCTGCAACAGTGTGGCTCCCCATCAGATGTGCTTGACCTCAGCCAACAATATGCGCCCACCCCTGGAATAATCAGCAACTGCCTTACACATATGTGGACCATCATCAAGAAGCTGTCGAAGGAGCAGCGGCGTTGTGAGCTGCAGCTGATGTTCGAGCATCCCGCATTTGACCAGCTGCTGCAAAACGCCATGACCATTGTATGGTCcatgcaaaatgaaaacttggCTTACTCCTTGCTGGCTATGGTGAATTTAGGTGTGCCTCAAAGGAGCCGTGTGGTCCAGCTGCACCTCCGTGCCTGCCAG GAGAAATTGAATGACTTTGATGAGAAGAGTCTATCAGTTTTGGCCACCTGTCTGGAAAATATGGAGAGCACCCCTAATGTTGATGCATTGAAACATGGCTTCAG GCTGGTAATTGAGAAACATCTTCCCAGGATAAAGAATGTCTTGGCGCTCCAGACCATGATGCGTATCTTGGGTAAAGATATGCCACTTGATCTCCAACAGAAACTTGAG CGAAAGGCCTTATCAATGAAAGAGCAGTTCACCCTTCCCAACACACAGCACATGATCTTCACCATGGCCAAGATGGGGTGCTATTCCAAATCACTGATGGATATCTGCAGTCAGAGAATTACAG AAAATCTCAATGTAGTCCCGTTCAACCGACTTATAACAGTGCTGCAGTCATGTCGGGAGCTGCACTACAGAAACGTTACCCTGCTTACTGGAATCTCCGACTACTTTGCCTCCACATTTGACATGTGGAGCAAAAAGGAG GTTGTCCTCATGCTGTCTATGTTTGAGAGTCTTGCCTTTTGTCCGACTGCATTGTTGGCGGCATTTGTTAAAAGAGTTATCGCCAACCCAGACGCTCTGACACTTAAAGACCTTCTCTGCGTCCTCAAGGTGTACTCGTCCCTCAACTATTGTTTGCAGCATGACAGAGAGCA GTTTCTGCAGAGTGTCAGCAAAACTCTGGAATTCTACCTGCCCAGGATGTGTAGTTATGATTTGTTAAAGGCTTGTTATTGTCTATGCCTTCTTGGCCACTTTCCATCCGCAGCCTTGGAGAAACTCCTCCAGAGTACGACCCTGGAGGTTCTGAGTAGCAGAG CACCGAATTATCTCATGAAACAGGAGAAAATGTTTCAGACTGTGCACCTGTGTCTCCATCTTGACCAGCCTGTCTTACCTCAGCCATTAAGTGTCCCTGCAACTATGCTGGGAGAAGTGACATCTAGCACTCCACCGGTCAATCAGCGTCTTTCGCAGCTCCTGCAAAGGGTGTTGTCCACCCAAGCAGATGTATCGCTCCAGGAAATGGTGGTGGTGGAGAACTTCTACGTCATAG ATGGCATGATAAGCACACCTCTGGCTAACCAAACCTCAAGTgaagaaacacaaacacaaag AATGGCATTTCTTTGTCCGGGTCCCTCTGCTTTCTGCTTTGGTACATCTGAGCCCCGAGGCCCGCTGGCTGTCAAGCTTCGCCATCTAAAGATTTTAGGGTATATTCCAATCGTG ATAACAGAACAGGAGTTGAAGTCTGAAGAGAAGGCCTGA
- the fastkd2 gene encoding FAST kinase domain-containing protein 2, mitochondrial isoform X2 → MSLWVTWGVMRRSLRSCIYSVKHGSSLVTCNNSCSPIQQFADSYSTGQIRPCRVTSLPSSVRFHTRHYSLGPEKMVSTPVTGSLVLDENQHPSGQIHRRPPFSELLQQCGSPSDVLDLSQQYAPTPGIISNCLTHMWTIIKKLSKEQRRCELQLMFEHPAFDQLLQNAMTIVWSMQNENLAYSLLAMVNLGVPQRSRVVQLHLRACQEKLNDFDEKSLSVLATCLENMESTPNVDALKHGFRIKNVLALQTMMRILGKDMPLDLQQKLERKALSMKEQFTLPNTQHMIFTMAKMGCYSKSLMDICSQRITENLNVVPFNRLITVLQSCRELHYRNVTLLTGISDYFASTFDMWSKKEVVLMLSMFESLAFCPTALLAAFVKRVIANPDALTLKDLLCVLKVYSSLNYCLQHDREQFLQSVSKTLEFYLPRMCSYDLLKACYCLCLLGHFPSAALEKLLQSTTLEVLSSRAPNYLMKQEKMFQTVHLCLHLDQPVLPQPLSVPATMLGEVTSSTPPVNQRLSQLLQRVLSTQADVSLQEMVVVENFYVIDGMISTPLANQTSSEETQTQRMAFLCPGPSAFCFGTSEPRGPLAVKLRHLKILGYIPIVITEQELKSEEKA, encoded by the exons ATGTCATTGTGGGTGACATGGGGAGTCATGAGGCGTTCTCTACGCTCCTGCATCTATTCGGTCAAACACGGCAGCTCTTTAGTGACATGCAATAACTCATGTTCCCCCATACAACAGTTTGCAGACAGTTACAGCACTGGGCAAATCCGTCCATGTCGGGTTACTAGTTTACCGAGTTCCGTGAGGTTCCACACTCGGCATTACAGTTTAGGACCAGAGAAGATGGTCTCTACCCCAGTGACTGGGTCCTTAGTTCTGGATGAAAACCAGCACCCCTCAGGCCAGATACACAGGAGGCCCCCTTTTTCTGAGCTCCTGCAACAGTGTGGCTCCCCATCAGATGTGCTTGACCTCAGCCAACAATATGCGCCCACCCCTGGAATAATCAGCAACTGCCTTACACATATGTGGACCATCATCAAGAAGCTGTCGAAGGAGCAGCGGCGTTGTGAGCTGCAGCTGATGTTCGAGCATCCCGCATTTGACCAGCTGCTGCAAAACGCCATGACCATTGTATGGTCcatgcaaaatgaaaacttggCTTACTCCTTGCTGGCTATGGTGAATTTAGGTGTGCCTCAAAGGAGCCGTGTGGTCCAGCTGCACCTCCGTGCCTGCCAG GAGAAATTGAATGACTTTGATGAGAAGAGTCTATCAGTTTTGGCCACCTGTCTGGAAAATATGGAGAGCACCCCTAATGTTGATGCATTGAAACATGGCTTCAG GATAAAGAATGTCTTGGCGCTCCAGACCATGATGCGTATCTTGGGTAAAGATATGCCACTTGATCTCCAACAGAAACTTGAG CGAAAGGCCTTATCAATGAAAGAGCAGTTCACCCTTCCCAACACACAGCACATGATCTTCACCATGGCCAAGATGGGGTGCTATTCCAAATCACTGATGGATATCTGCAGTCAGAGAATTACAG AAAATCTCAATGTAGTCCCGTTCAACCGACTTATAACAGTGCTGCAGTCATGTCGGGAGCTGCACTACAGAAACGTTACCCTGCTTACTGGAATCTCCGACTACTTTGCCTCCACATTTGACATGTGGAGCAAAAAGGAG GTTGTCCTCATGCTGTCTATGTTTGAGAGTCTTGCCTTTTGTCCGACTGCATTGTTGGCGGCATTTGTTAAAAGAGTTATCGCCAACCCAGACGCTCTGACACTTAAAGACCTTCTCTGCGTCCTCAAGGTGTACTCGTCCCTCAACTATTGTTTGCAGCATGACAGAGAGCA GTTTCTGCAGAGTGTCAGCAAAACTCTGGAATTCTACCTGCCCAGGATGTGTAGTTATGATTTGTTAAAGGCTTGTTATTGTCTATGCCTTCTTGGCCACTTTCCATCCGCAGCCTTGGAGAAACTCCTCCAGAGTACGACCCTGGAGGTTCTGAGTAGCAGAG CACCGAATTATCTCATGAAACAGGAGAAAATGTTTCAGACTGTGCACCTGTGTCTCCATCTTGACCAGCCTGTCTTACCTCAGCCATTAAGTGTCCCTGCAACTATGCTGGGAGAAGTGACATCTAGCACTCCACCGGTCAATCAGCGTCTTTCGCAGCTCCTGCAAAGGGTGTTGTCCACCCAAGCAGATGTATCGCTCCAGGAAATGGTGGTGGTGGAGAACTTCTACGTCATAG ATGGCATGATAAGCACACCTCTGGCTAACCAAACCTCAAGTgaagaaacacaaacacaaag AATGGCATTTCTTTGTCCGGGTCCCTCTGCTTTCTGCTTTGGTACATCTGAGCCCCGAGGCCCGCTGGCTGTCAAGCTTCGCCATCTAAAGATTTTAGGGTATATTCCAATCGTG ATAACAGAACAGGAGTTGAAGTCTGAAGAGAAGGCCTGA
- the LOC144038875 gene encoding T-cell-specific surface glycoprotein CD28 homolog, producing MSSWIILIFSGYRFSLASPTQKCACKYELQAVCWHDPATVSVPCPTMAGEELTFTLLKDEQGIHIQMCNYTNNTLDCESSSNADLVLREANASFRFVLTGEMAKNGGLYTCEGMVRFPPPFKTEMSAVRILVHVEGRKCSSGETKVGNGHLWICIPVLGILCIYSIIVTIIAVINRANVRQSNSQNEYINTKPRVTSQRRRERAFRNTPRQHF from the exons ATGAGTTCCTGGATAATTCTGATCTTCTCGGGATACAGGTTTTCTCTAGCCAGCCCAACACAGAAGTGTGCCTGCAAAT ATGAACTACAAGCTGTGTGTTGGCACGACCCAGCCACAGTCTCTGTTCCGTGTCCGACGATGGCTGGCGAGGAATTGACATTTACACTTCTAAAGGATGAACAAGGGATTCACATCCAAATGTGCAATTACACCAATAACACGTTGGACTGTGAATCAAGCTCCAACGCTGACCTGGTGCTACGTGAGGCCAACGCATCATTTAGATTTGTCCTTACTGGAGAGATGGCCAAAAACGGTGGACTCTACACGTGCGAGGGCATGGTCAGATTCCCACCTCCCTTCAAGACAGAGATGAGTGCTGTTAGGATACTGGTGCATGTCGAGG GTCGCAAATGCAGCAGTGGAGAAACCAAAGTGGGCAATGGACACCTCTGGATTTGCATCCCGGTGCTTGGAATTCTCTGCATCTACAGCATCATCGTAACCATTATCGCTGTGATCAACCGG GCCAATGTGAGGCAGTCAAATTCCCAGAATGAGTACATCAACACAAAACCCAGAGTCACCAGCCAGCGTCGGAGGGAGAGAGCCTTTCGGAACACTCCACGACAGCACTTTTGA